The following proteins are encoded in a genomic region of Cryptomeria japonica chromosome 11, Sugi_1.0, whole genome shotgun sequence:
- the LOC131076790 gene encoding uncharacterized protein LOC131076790: MSTPYERVKGGKLTFKGGLGPEKAIKKAKKHKKKVAAEVEGDSVPAVEKQENNNTSNTNPVSTIDPTSRKNYEELFPVEAKKFGFAGVANPKKAEEALNERVKKKADRYCK, encoded by the coding sequence ATGTCGACACCCTACGAACGAGTTAAGGGAGGAAAGCTCACATTCAAGGGCGGTTTAGGCCCAGAGAAGGCCATAAAAAAGGCCAAAAAGCACAAGAAAAAGGTTGCGGCCGAAGTAGAAGGAGATAGTGTTCCAGCAGTAGAAAAGCAAGAAAATAACAACACTAGCAATACTAATCCTGTGTCCACAATCGATCCAACCTCGCGCAAGAATTACGAAGAGCTTTTCCCTGTGGAGGCAAAAAAATTTGGGTTTGCTGGAGTGGCCAATCCGAAGAAAGCAGAAGAGGCGTTGAACGAAAGAGTGAAGAAGAAAGCAGATCGGTACTGTAAATGA